A window of the Sphaerobacter thermophilus DSM 20745 genome harbors these coding sequences:
- a CDS encoding LiaI-LiaF-like domain-containing protein, producing the protein MTEQGVDRGAVISGLVFMVLGGLFLLDRLGTIDFRVVYVWPILLIGLGLAVLFGGRS; encoded by the coding sequence ATGACGGAGCAGGGTGTCGACCGGGGCGCGGTGATCAGCGGCCTGGTCTTTATGGTGCTAGGCGGGCTGTTCCTGCTCGACCGCCTGGGAACGATCGACTTCCGCGTCGTCTACGTCTGGCCGATCTTGCTGATCGGCCTGGGTCTGGCGGTGCTGTTCGGCGGCAGGTCTTAG
- a CDS encoding LiaF domain-containing protein, which produces MTVETRERRHSGGPSAGQIALGLLLVVAGLVWLLRSIGVFDLSWDLLLPSALILVGAALVATARGRDHGGLVFLGVVLTLALVLTSITPINFSGGVGDRTVTPSTATELRSEYALTVGKQTIDLGQVTFDAGETRIAASVGIGDLVVRVPDDVAVRATIQIGAGNADVMERRFSGANVDETYESEGYDTASRRLLLDLSVGVGNIEVSR; this is translated from the coding sequence ATGACCGTCGAAACGCGCGAGCGCCGCCACAGCGGCGGCCCCTCAGCGGGCCAGATTGCCCTTGGACTGCTCCTCGTTGTGGCCGGCCTGGTCTGGCTGCTCCGGTCGATCGGCGTGTTCGACCTCTCCTGGGATTTGCTCCTGCCCTCGGCGCTGATCCTCGTCGGCGCGGCGTTGGTAGCGACGGCCCGCGGCCGGGACCACGGCGGGCTGGTGTTCCTCGGCGTCGTGCTGACCCTGGCGCTGGTGCTGACCTCCATCACCCCAATCAACTTCAGCGGCGGTGTCGGCGACCGCACCGTTACCCCGAGCACCGCGACCGAACTGCGCAGCGAGTACGCGCTGACGGTGGGGAAGCAGACGATTGACCTGGGCCAGGTGACCTTTGATGCCGGCGAGACGCGCATCGCCGCGAGCGTAGGGATCGGGGATCTGGTCGTGCGGGTCCCGGATGACGTGGCTGTGCGGGCCACCATCCAGATCGGTGCGGGCAACGCCGATGTCATGGAGCGCCGCTTCTCGGGTGCGAATGTCGACGAAACCTATGAGTCGGAGGGGTACGACACCGCATCGCGGCGCCTGCTGCTCGACCTGAGCGTGGGTGTCGGGAACATCGAGGTGAGCCGATGA
- a CDS encoding PspC domain-containing protein, which translates to MSAQHRDEPVEERDAYASGQPDGLGAGHQRLLRRSRTDRVVAGVCGGLGHYLGIDPILLRLAFAALVFAGGAGILLYFVSWIVIPEADADEPLAAAPSSNAETARVIVGGVLIALGAIILFERILPWFDSTVVWALMLIAIGAAVIFRGMQR; encoded by the coding sequence ATGTCAGCGCAGCATCGAGATGAGCCCGTGGAGGAACGAGACGCGTACGCTTCCGGCCAACCGGACGGGCTTGGAGCGGGCCATCAACGGCTGCTGCGTCGCAGCCGCACCGACCGCGTCGTCGCCGGTGTCTGTGGCGGCCTGGGCCACTACCTCGGCATCGATCCCATCTTGCTCCGCCTCGCCTTTGCGGCGCTGGTGTTCGCAGGCGGCGCCGGCATCCTGCTGTACTTCGTGTCGTGGATCGTGATCCCGGAGGCGGATGCTGATGAGCCGCTGGCCGCGGCACCGTCCTCGAACGCCGAGACGGCGCGCGTCATCGTGGGCGGCGTCCTGATCGCGCTCGGCGCCATCATCCTGTTCGAGCGGATTCTTCCGTGGTTCGACTCAACCGTGGTCTGGGCGCTCATGCTGATCGCCATCGGCGCGGCGGTGATCTTCCGGGGGATGCAGCGATGA
- the hisZ gene encoding ATP phosphoribosyltransferase regulatory subunit has product MNDPRPSPRASQAAIERLRGMVDVDPSRYQARRLALERVLETFDRHGYRPIETPVVEPTELFLRKSGGERVAQMYAFHYRDREIALRPEHTASVLRMYADSMQGEPLPLRLSYAGPVFRYEKPQAGRTRQFTEVGCELLGAEGPVADAEVIHLALEGLRAVGVEGRLVLGHIGIVLDFLNRLPLRQRARDWLVWSMERLRKGQEVDLETALAGLVAGDPLASIFTEMSDTLHDIPPDRLEDWVLAILREVGVQVQGGTRTPEEIVAGLIAKMNRQSDAGDVRRAFDFVRELAAIQGPPGDVIPAVRALTRRHGLHDEPIARLEEVLDLLAAYGHAVDTIELSLGLGRGLHYYTGMLFEIYAPGRPGLQLCGGGRYDDLAQMLGTRQPLPACGFSYGLERVVEVAGITVEPPAPEVLVVPNSSAASAAAIRLSERLRAEGRRVEIDVRGRSVHASRKYALRRGIAEVMVVDEAGGVTVEPVARREDAVAATEGNDD; this is encoded by the coding sequence TTGAACGACCCACGCCCCTCTCCCCGCGCCAGCCAGGCTGCGATCGAGCGCCTGCGCGGCATGGTCGATGTCGACCCCAGCCGGTACCAGGCTCGTCGCCTGGCGCTGGAGCGCGTCCTTGAGACCTTCGACCGGCATGGCTACCGGCCGATCGAGACGCCGGTCGTTGAGCCGACCGAGCTCTTCCTCCGCAAGTCCGGCGGCGAGCGAGTCGCGCAGATGTACGCGTTCCACTACCGCGACCGCGAGATCGCCCTGCGCCCGGAGCACACCGCTTCCGTGCTTCGCATGTACGCCGACAGCATGCAGGGCGAGCCGCTGCCGCTCCGCCTCAGCTACGCCGGCCCGGTCTTCCGCTACGAGAAGCCGCAGGCGGGACGAACCCGCCAGTTCACCGAGGTGGGCTGTGAGCTGTTGGGAGCGGAGGGTCCCGTCGCCGACGCCGAAGTGATCCACCTGGCGCTGGAGGGGCTTCGGGCCGTCGGGGTCGAGGGCCGCCTCGTCCTGGGGCACATCGGCATCGTGCTCGACTTCCTCAACCGCCTGCCGCTGCGGCAGCGTGCGCGCGACTGGCTCGTCTGGAGCATGGAGCGGCTCCGCAAGGGCCAGGAGGTTGATCTGGAGACGGCCCTGGCCGGGCTGGTGGCAGGCGACCCGCTCGCCAGCATCTTCACCGAGATGAGCGATACCCTGCACGACATCCCCCCGGACCGGCTCGAAGACTGGGTCCTGGCCATCCTGCGGGAGGTGGGTGTCCAGGTGCAGGGGGGCACCCGGACGCCGGAGGAGATCGTCGCCGGGTTGATCGCCAAGATGAACCGGCAGAGCGACGCCGGCGACGTGCGCCGCGCCTTCGACTTCGTGCGCGAGCTGGCGGCGATTCAAGGCCCGCCGGGCGATGTCATCCCGGCGGTACGCGCCCTCACCCGAAGACACGGTTTGCACGACGAGCCAATCGCGCGCTTGGAGGAAGTGCTCGACCTGCTCGCCGCCTACGGTCACGCCGTCGATACCATTGAGCTGAGCCTTGGCCTCGGCCGGGGGCTCCACTACTACACCGGCATGCTGTTCGAGATCTATGCGCCGGGCCGCCCCGGACTCCAGCTCTGCGGCGGCGGGCGCTACGACGACCTGGCGCAGATGCTCGGGACACGCCAGCCACTCCCCGCCTGTGGCTTCTCCTACGGCCTGGAGCGCGTTGTCGAGGTGGCCGGGATCACCGTCGAGCCTCCCGCGCCCGAGGTGCTGGTGGTCCCCAACAGCAGCGCCGCGAGCGCTGCCGCAATCCGCCTGAGCGAGCGGCTCCGTGCCGAGGGACGGCGAGTCGAGATCGACGTCCGCGGCCGGTCGGTGCACGCCAGCCGCAAGTACGCGCTGCGGCGGGGCATCGCGGAGGTGATGGTGGTCGACGAGGCGGGCGGCGTGACGGTAGAGCCGGTGGCCCGGCGCGAGGATGCGGTCGCGGCGACGGAGGGGAACGATGACTGA
- the hisG gene encoding ATP phosphoribosyltransferase: MTEPLRLALSSKGAYEEATMRFLERAGLSVWRPNPRQYVGRISGLPNVEVLFQRTEDIVHKVVDGSADLGITGYDLVAEHGGDAPNLHVVIEDLGFRRCELVLAVPEGWLDITTVADLADLSVDLRRTGRTLRVATKFPNLTRDFLYRHGVNYFSLVDAHGALEAAPTLGYADIIADLSETGVTLRDNRLRVLDGGVILRAQACLIASRRTLRDQPAKLEAARTIIELSEARLRTRQFRLITANVQGESAEAVAQHVISQMETAGEQGPTIADIYPKHGTVDGGPRWFGVTIIVPAHLLLPAVDHLRRAGSSGITVTSPDYVFDACSPAYERLLRSLEECR, translated from the coding sequence ATGACTGAGCCGCTGCGCCTCGCCCTCAGCTCCAAGGGCGCCTACGAGGAAGCCACCATGCGCTTCCTGGAGCGTGCCGGGCTCTCCGTCTGGCGGCCGAACCCGCGGCAGTACGTCGGGCGCATCAGCGGTCTGCCCAACGTCGAGGTGCTGTTCCAGCGCACGGAGGACATCGTCCACAAGGTCGTCGACGGCAGCGCCGATCTGGGCATCACCGGCTACGACCTGGTTGCCGAGCACGGCGGCGACGCGCCCAACCTGCACGTCGTGATCGAGGATCTGGGGTTCCGCCGCTGCGAGCTGGTCCTGGCCGTGCCCGAGGGCTGGCTCGATATCACCACCGTGGCTGACCTAGCCGACCTCTCGGTCGACCTGCGCCGTACGGGTCGCACCCTGCGCGTGGCGACCAAGTTCCCCAACCTCACGCGCGACTTCCTCTACCGCCACGGCGTCAACTACTTCTCACTCGTCGACGCCCACGGTGCGCTCGAAGCCGCCCCGACCCTTGGCTACGCCGACATCATCGCCGACCTGAGCGAGACCGGCGTGACCCTGCGCGACAACCGCCTCCGCGTGCTTGACGGTGGGGTTATCCTGCGCGCCCAGGCCTGCCTGATCGCCTCGCGACGGACGCTGCGCGACCAGCCGGCCAAGCTCGAAGCGGCCCGAACCATCATCGAGCTGAGCGAGGCACGCCTGCGGACGCGCCAGTTTCGCCTGATCACCGCCAACGTGCAGGGCGAGTCGGCCGAAGCGGTCGCCCAGCACGTCATCAGCCAGATGGAGACGGCGGGCGAGCAGGGGCCGACGATCGCCGACATCTACCCCAAGCACGGCACCGTCGACGGCGGCCCGCGCTGGTTCGGCGTCACGATTATCGTGCCGGCCCACCTGCTGCTGCCGGCAGTGGACCACCTGCGCCGCGCCGGCAGCAGCGGCATCACCGTCACCTCGCCCGACTACGTGTTCGACGCCTGCTCGCCGGCATATGAGCGACTGCTGCGTTCCCTGGAGGAGTGTCGATGA
- the hisD gene encoding histidinol dehydrogenase codes for MTSTVTVRVLHDPAAAREFLLRRRRLEATELPERVRAGIRSIFGADLTAGEVVDRIIADVRQEGDAALRRYTRLLDGAELDRLEVAPEEIAAATAEVPSDVLEALRFARDRIDAFHRRQLRSSWMHFDEDGALGQIIRPLERVGIYTPGGRAPYPSSLLMSAVPARVAGVEEIIVCAPPERDGRISPLILAAADIAGVDRVFKVGGAQAIAAMAYGTESVPRVDKILGPGNIFVVLAKRRVYGEVDIDQLPGPTETLLIADESADPALCAADLLAQAEHDPLASPILLTTSAQLAEAVKQELTAQLPALERAEIAGEALVNNGLIAVVPDLPTAFDLANAYAPEHLCLLLAEPWAHLDRVRHAGGVFLGESSPEVLGDYTAGPSHVMPTGQTARFSSPINVEEFLKIISVVGINREGLKRLGPAAATLARAEGLTAHARAIERRLGS; via the coding sequence ATGACCAGCACCGTCACCGTCCGCGTCCTGCACGACCCGGCCGCCGCGCGGGAGTTCCTGCTGCGACGGCGTCGCCTGGAGGCGACCGAGCTTCCGGAGCGGGTGCGGGCCGGGATCCGCTCCATCTTCGGCGCGGACCTTACCGCGGGGGAGGTGGTGGACCGGATCATCGCCGACGTCCGCCAGGAGGGGGACGCAGCCCTGCGCCGCTACACGCGCCTCCTCGACGGCGCTGAGCTCGACCGGCTGGAGGTCGCGCCGGAGGAGATCGCTGCGGCGACCGCTGAAGTACCGTCGGACGTCTTGGAGGCGCTACGCTTCGCCCGCGACCGGATCGACGCCTTCCACCGCCGCCAGCTCCGCTCCTCCTGGATGCACTTTGACGAGGACGGCGCACTCGGGCAGATCATCCGGCCGCTGGAGCGGGTCGGGATCTACACCCCTGGAGGCCGGGCGCCCTACCCGTCCTCGCTGCTGATGTCCGCCGTGCCGGCCCGTGTGGCGGGCGTCGAGGAGATCATCGTCTGCGCTCCGCCGGAGCGGGACGGCCGCATCTCGCCGTTGATCCTGGCGGCGGCCGACATCGCGGGGGTCGATCGGGTCTTCAAGGTCGGTGGGGCGCAGGCTATTGCCGCGATGGCCTACGGTACTGAAAGCGTGCCGCGCGTCGACAAGATCCTCGGCCCGGGCAACATCTTCGTCGTCTTGGCCAAGCGCCGCGTCTACGGCGAGGTGGATATCGACCAGCTCCCCGGGCCGACCGAGACGCTCCTCATCGCCGACGAGAGCGCCGACCCGGCGCTGTGCGCTGCCGACCTGCTGGCACAGGCCGAGCACGACCCGCTCGCCAGTCCGATCCTTCTCACGACCTCGGCCCAGCTTGCCGAGGCTGTCAAACAGGAACTGACCGCCCAGCTCCCGGCGCTGGAGCGGGCCGAGATCGCCGGCGAGGCGCTGGTGAACAACGGGCTCATCGCGGTCGTGCCCGACCTCCCCACGGCGTTCGACCTGGCGAATGCCTATGCTCCGGAGCACCTCTGCCTGCTCCTGGCCGAGCCCTGGGCGCACCTCGACCGGGTGCGGCATGCCGGTGGGGTCTTCCTGGGAGAGTCGTCGCCCGAGGTCCTGGGCGACTACACTGCCGGCCCGAGCCACGTCATGCCGACCGGGCAAACCGCCCGCTTCTCCTCGCCGATCAACGTCGAGGAGTTCTTGAAGATCATCAGCGTCGTGGGGATCAACCGCGAGGGACTGAAACGTCTCGGTCCCGCGGCAGCCACCCTCGCCCGTGCTGAGGGCCTCACCGCCCACGCACGCGCCATCGAGCGCCGACTGGGGTCGTAG
- a CDS encoding TetR/AcrR family transcriptional regulator — translation MSSGAQQPTAPPPRGEARDRILQVASERFAARGYADVSMQEIADAVGITKAALYYHFRSKEDLFAEVARRAINDFWAGIIALAESGRPLRETLQSIARFVRDSMTSVSMSLLEDVHRHLPPEVEQEIFTEHPTPEAALEGLFRRAIAAGEMRPMDVEPVTAMFVGMVMGLGQRGHTRRQPKPDEDELLVDVLLRGIGTERTGAVPDTDQDSERSSR, via the coding sequence GTGTCAAGTGGTGCACAGCAACCGACGGCGCCCCCGCCGCGTGGCGAGGCTCGGGATCGAATCCTTCAGGTAGCCTCCGAGCGCTTCGCCGCTCGGGGCTATGCCGATGTCTCAATGCAGGAGATCGCGGACGCGGTGGGCATCACCAAGGCCGCCCTCTACTACCACTTCCGCAGCAAGGAGGACCTGTTTGCCGAGGTCGCGCGCCGGGCGATCAACGACTTCTGGGCCGGGATCATCGCCCTTGCCGAAAGCGGCCGGCCGCTTCGCGAGACGCTTCAGAGCATTGCCCGCTTCGTGCGCGACTCGATGACGTCCGTCTCGATGTCGCTGCTTGAGGACGTGCACCGCCACCTGCCGCCGGAGGTCGAGCAGGAGATCTTCACCGAGCATCCGACGCCGGAGGCAGCACTCGAGGGACTGTTCCGGCGCGCGATCGCAGCCGGGGAGATGCGGCCGATGGACGTGGAGCCGGTCACGGCGATGTTTGTCGGCATGGTCATGGGCCTCGGCCAACGCGGGCACACCAGGCGACAGCCGAAGCCGGACGAGGACGAGCTGCTGGTCGATGTGCTCCTGCGCGGCATCGGCACTGAGCGAACAGGGGCCGTGCCGGATACGGACCAGGATTCGGAGCGATCGTCGCGGTAG
- a CDS encoding daunorubicin resistance protein DrrA family ABC transporter ATP-binding protein, producing MGAHSPAILARGVVKRFGTTHALAGLDLTAEPGTILGVLGPNGAGKTTAVRILTTLLRPDAGHAQVAGFDVVRQPDQVRSRIGLAGQYATVDELLSGRENLVMIGRLFHLPRNEARRRADALLERFGLTDVADRPVKTYSGGMRRRLDLAASLVTEPQILFLDEPTTGLDPRSRLTLWEVIREQTARGATVLLTTQYLDEADQLADTIVVIDHGRVIASGTADELKDQVGGDRLDVTVAAESDLDGVVRALERHATGPARVDVAQRQVSVPIRNAPGLLAAVVRDLDARNVRPLDFRLRRPTLDDVFLALTSAPAEPAGGECEEAA from the coding sequence ATGGGTGCGCACTCCCCCGCGATCCTCGCCCGCGGCGTCGTCAAGCGCTTCGGGACCACGCATGCCCTCGCCGGCCTGGATCTGACCGCTGAGCCGGGAACCATCCTCGGTGTCCTCGGCCCGAATGGCGCCGGTAAGACGACGGCGGTCCGCATCCTGACCACCCTGCTGCGACCGGATGCCGGTCACGCCCAAGTCGCCGGCTTCGACGTCGTCCGCCAGCCGGATCAGGTCCGCAGCCGGATCGGTCTGGCCGGTCAGTACGCCACCGTCGACGAGCTCCTCTCCGGTCGCGAGAACCTCGTCATGATTGGGCGGCTCTTCCACCTGCCGCGCAACGAGGCGCGGCGGCGGGCCGACGCGCTGCTCGAGCGATTCGGCCTGACCGACGTTGCCGACCGCCCGGTCAAGACCTACTCCGGCGGCATGCGCCGGCGGCTCGACCTCGCGGCGAGCCTGGTCACCGAGCCGCAGATCCTCTTCCTGGATGAGCCGACCACCGGTCTCGATCCCCGCAGCCGGCTAACGCTGTGGGAGGTCATCCGCGAGCAGACCGCGCGCGGCGCCACGGTGCTGCTCACCACGCAGTACCTCGACGAGGCCGACCAGCTCGCCGACACCATCGTCGTGATCGACCACGGGCGGGTCATCGCCTCGGGGACCGCCGACGAGCTCAAGGATCAGGTCGGCGGCGACCGCCTCGACGTGACCGTTGCGGCGGAGAGCGATCTCGACGGCGTGGTCCGCGCACTGGAGCGACACGCCACCGGTCCCGCCCGAGTCGACGTCGCGCAGCGACAGGTCAGCGTGCCGATCCGCAACGCTCCCGGGCTGCTCGCCGCCGTGGTGCGCGACCTCGATGCCCGGAACGTGCGCCCGCTCGACTTCCGCCTGCGACGGCCCACCCTGGACGACGTCTTCCTGGCTCTGACCAGCGCCCCGGCTGAGCCGGCAGGGGGCGAATGCGAGGAGGCCGCATGA
- a CDS encoding ABC transporter permease, with protein sequence MSTSAITLDAVPVYRRLYWALVDALVVTRRHLLHIPQQHEQWISATVQPIIFVLLFRYVFGGAIQTPEASYINFLMAGIFVQSVVMEGMTGGIGLAHDLKRGIIDRFRTLPMAPSAVLTGPIVADTLRNLFVIGVMLVLGLAVGFRPQASALAWCGAIGLLVATSFAVSWVGSVVALLVRDPEAVQVMSFVVMMPLAFASSAFVPVETMPGWLQPIVRHQPVTVIVDTVRGLLLGQSTGAAPWQALAWCAAIVAVCAPLSVVLYRRLSRA encoded by the coding sequence ATGAGCACCTCAGCGATAACCCTCGATGCCGTCCCTGTGTATCGACGGCTGTATTGGGCACTCGTTGACGCCCTGGTCGTCACCCGGCGGCATCTCCTGCACATCCCCCAGCAGCACGAGCAGTGGATCTCCGCCACCGTGCAGCCAATCATCTTCGTGCTGCTGTTCCGCTACGTCTTCGGCGGCGCGATCCAGACGCCGGAAGCGTCCTACATCAACTTCCTGATGGCCGGGATCTTCGTCCAGTCGGTCGTCATGGAGGGGATGACCGGCGGCATCGGCCTCGCCCACGACCTGAAGCGCGGCATCATCGACCGCTTCCGCACCCTGCCGATGGCACCCTCCGCGGTGCTGACCGGCCCAATCGTGGCGGACACACTGCGCAACCTGTTCGTCATCGGGGTGATGCTCGTGCTAGGGCTTGCGGTTGGCTTCCGGCCGCAGGCGAGCGCGCTCGCGTGGTGCGGGGCCATCGGCCTCCTCGTGGCCACCAGTTTCGCGGTCTCATGGGTCGGCTCGGTCGTGGCGCTGCTCGTTCGGGACCCGGAGGCCGTGCAGGTCATGAGCTTCGTCGTGATGATGCCGCTCGCCTTCGCCAGCAGCGCCTTCGTGCCGGTGGAGACGATGCCGGGGTGGCTCCAGCCGATCGTGCGCCATCAGCCGGTGACCGTCATCGTCGACACGGTCCGTGGCCTGTTACTCGGCCAATCGACCGGAGCTGCGCCGTGGCAGGCCCTGGCCTGGTGTGCAGCGATCGTCGCCGTCTGTGCGCCGCTGTCGGTCGTGCTCTACCGCCGCCTGTCCCGCGCCTAG
- the ruvA gene encoding Holliday junction branch migration protein RuvA, which produces MISGVRGPIHAKYPGIVLIDLHGLIIRVLTSQTTVDDLGEVGDHAELYTHLRVREDDITLYGFSTPEELQLFELLTSVTGVGPRVALNILSSARPEEVHRVIESEDIAALSRVPGIGKKTASRIILELRGKLPAPAGAQAPALAAADAEAMEALMALGYTAPEARDALARIERHEGQTVEERVYAALQTLARH; this is translated from the coding sequence ATGATCAGCGGTGTTCGGGGGCCGATCCACGCCAAGTACCCGGGGATCGTGCTCATCGATCTCCACGGGCTTATTATCCGGGTGCTTACCTCGCAGACGACCGTCGATGACCTCGGCGAGGTTGGCGACCACGCCGAGCTGTACACGCACCTGCGCGTGCGCGAGGACGACATCACGCTCTACGGCTTCAGCACGCCGGAGGAGTTGCAGCTCTTCGAGTTGCTCACGAGCGTGACCGGTGTCGGGCCACGGGTTGCGCTCAACATTCTCTCGAGTGCCCGGCCGGAGGAAGTGCACCGGGTCATCGAGTCGGAGGACATCGCCGCGCTCAGCCGGGTGCCGGGCATCGGCAAGAAGACCGCCAGCAGGATCATCCTGGAGCTCCGCGGCAAGCTGCCCGCTCCGGCCGGCGCGCAAGCGCCGGCCCTCGCTGCGGCCGACGCCGAGGCGATGGAGGCCCTCATGGCCCTCGGCTACACCGCACCCGAGGCTCGCGACGCCCTGGCTCGCATCGAGCGCCACGAGGGGCAGACCGTTGAAGAACGGGTCTACGCCGCGCTGCAGACGCTCGCCCGTCACTGA
- a CDS encoding amidohydrolase family protein: MLVVDAHTHVFAPEICRDRAAYVARDPWFEHLYTNPRAALVTAEDLIASMDAAGIDRSIIAGFPWRDPALCRMHNDYMAEAATTYPDRLSWLATVVPSAPDAADEAARCFALGAVGIGELNADAQGFDFREPEPLAALVDACLQHDRPVMFHVSEPVGHVYPGKGTATPEKFVHFLAAYPDLRVVAAHWGGGLPFYELMPEVASIARNVAYDSAALTYLYRFEVFRAVLDIVGPERVLMASDYPVLRQDRFLRRVRDANLREEEVGPVLGGNAIRVYNLPGGDAR, translated from the coding sequence ATGTTGGTCGTCGACGCGCATACGCACGTCTTCGCCCCGGAGATCTGCCGGGACCGAGCGGCGTATGTGGCGCGTGACCCCTGGTTCGAACACCTCTACACGAACCCGCGTGCCGCGCTGGTGACTGCCGAAGACCTGATCGCCAGCATGGACGCCGCGGGGATCGACCGCTCCATCATCGCCGGGTTCCCGTGGCGCGACCCGGCCCTCTGCCGGATGCACAACGACTACATGGCGGAGGCGGCCACGACCTACCCCGACCGGTTGAGCTGGCTGGCGACGGTCGTGCCATCCGCGCCGGACGCGGCCGACGAGGCCGCTCGCTGCTTCGCGCTCGGCGCTGTCGGGATCGGGGAGTTGAACGCCGACGCGCAGGGCTTTGACTTCCGCGAGCCGGAGCCGCTGGCCGCGCTGGTCGATGCCTGCTTGCAGCACGACCGGCCGGTGATGTTCCACGTCAGCGAGCCGGTGGGGCACGTCTACCCCGGCAAGGGCACGGCGACGCCCGAGAAGTTCGTCCACTTCCTGGCGGCGTACCCCGACCTGCGGGTCGTTGCGGCGCACTGGGGCGGCGGGCTGCCCTTCTACGAGTTGATGCCGGAGGTCGCGTCGATCGCGCGCAACGTGGCGTACGACTCGGCCGCGTTGACCTACCTGTACCGCTTCGAGGTCTTCCGGGCGGTGTTGGATATTGTCGGCCCGGAGCGCGTCCTGATGGCGTCGGACTATCCGGTGCTGCGGCAGGATCGCTTCCTGCGGCGTGTGCGCGACGCGAACCTGCGCGAGGAGGAGGTGGGCCCCGTGCTCGGTGGCAATGCGATCCGTGTTTACAACCTTCCCGGCGGGGACGCGCGATGA
- a CDS encoding Stp1/IreP family PP2C-type Ser/Thr phosphatase, with protein sequence MRVAVGAATDTGTVREENEDSVFVADPEGELAQSHGVLLAVADGMGGYQRGEVAAQIAVDTLREDYYGSEIGPTEVPLRLKQAFRHANELIYQNGSANGDDNMMGTTLVAAVIRGNDLTIGNVGDSRAYLIRANRATQVTRDHSLVAEQVAAGAMTEQEARESQHRNIITRALGHRPRVDVDIFEIRLLADDRLVLTTDGVHDYVDEEDLTRIVLSSPPEQAARELVQTALARSSNDNVSAVVAWMMPAGATLEPQPVEVEAGGRGALLVPVLVLIGLLVFIAIVAVILFMGGGA encoded by the coding sequence ATGCGGGTGGCGGTCGGTGCTGCGACCGACACCGGGACCGTCCGGGAGGAAAACGAGGACAGCGTCTTCGTCGCCGATCCGGAAGGGGAATTGGCCCAGAGCCACGGGGTGCTCCTGGCCGTCGCCGACGGCATGGGTGGCTACCAGCGGGGCGAAGTCGCGGCACAGATCGCAGTTGATACGTTGCGCGAGGACTACTATGGGTCTGAGATCGGCCCGACCGAGGTCCCGCTGCGTCTGAAGCAGGCTTTTCGCCACGCCAACGAGCTAATCTACCAGAACGGCTCGGCCAACGGCGACGACAACATGATGGGCACGACGCTGGTCGCCGCGGTCATCCGGGGGAATGACCTGACGATCGGCAACGTGGGCGACAGCCGTGCCTACCTGATCCGGGCGAACCGGGCGACGCAGGTGACGCGGGACCACTCCCTGGTGGCGGAGCAGGTCGCGGCCGGAGCGATGACCGAGCAGGAGGCACGCGAGAGCCAGCACCGCAACATCATCACCCGGGCGCTCGGACACCGGCCGCGAGTCGATGTGGACATCTTCGAGATCCGCTTGCTGGCGGACGACCGATTGGTCCTGACCACCGACGGCGTCCACGACTACGTCGACGAGGAGGATCTCACCCGCATCGTGCTTAGCTCGCCGCCCGAGCAGGCCGCGCGGGAGCTCGTCCAGACCGCACTAGCCCGTTCTTCCAACGACAACGTCAGCGCGGTGGTCGCCTGGATGATGCCGGCCGGTGCGACGCTGGAGCCGCAGCCGGTGGAGGTAGAGGCCGGCGGGCGCGGCGCGCTGCTGGTCCCGGTGCTGGTGCTGATCGGCCTCCTCGTCTTCATCGCCATTGTGGCGGTCATCCTGTTCATGGGTGGCGGGGCCTAG